The following is a genomic window from Dermatophilaceae bacterium Soc4.6.
ATCGTTCGCCAGAGGCACGACACCTCACCCAGGACTTAATGTCTCCGGTACCTGATGCCAACTTTTCCAGGTCACGGCTGCTCGCAACCTTTCAGTCGCACTAGCGCCGCCTTAAGGCGGTTACTCCGGCGGTAGCATGTATGCAAACTTCGTTGGGGAAAGATCTTGCGCACTGGGAGTCCAGTCATGCCAGATACGCACCCGTCCGCCTGAGGTCTCGATTGAGTCAGACTTACGGGTGTACTCAATTTTATCCACGACGATCAGATCGGTGTGCTGGAAGTCCTCAGCGTGGGATACCTCATTTATCGTAAGCTCCACCGCCTGTATCAGGAGGGAACTGCCTTTAACCTCCACATGCCGCTCCTCTCCGTCGAGGACCAATCTGACGTCATAAGGCTTGCCGAGCTTAACGATATCGGAGGCCCCTGCGGCGCGATACAGCTCAACAGCCCGGCTCACGGCGTGGTTTTCAATCGCCGATCGGAGCTCAGGATCTTGAACTCGTGCCAGCGCACCCCTCGCCACCGCTTGCTTGCGGTCCTGGACTTCCGCAACCAAGTCACGGTCCGATGCGGCTGGCAAATCAGTCTGCGCGGCGCCTAAGCCTGAGAAAACACCAAACAGCTCGACTGGGAACTTAAGAAGGTAACCCTGTTGTGCGCGAAGTTGGCGGCCACCGTACAGATAGAATGGGAAATAAAGAGGCTTGCCGTTTGTCTTTTCGAGCTCTGCTCCGATCTGCAGTACGCCACGCATGACACGTTGAAGATCATCGAATAGCAGCGGGCGTGCAAATCGGTTGAGCCCGCCGAGGGCAACCATCCAAGCATCGGTGGTTCGAGGGCCGAAGAGCGACCTTCCCGCCGTGCCCCGCGGTTGCCAGGTATAACCTGTCACAACCTCTGGATTGCTCGTAGCCACGGACCAGCCCATCAGTCCGCGACCTTCATCTCCAGACTCCCAGTGGAGGACGCGATCGCCCATGCGAACCTGACTCACCAGCTCATATGACCACGTGGCACCATCAAATTTCGGCGCAATGAGGCGCTCGCCCATCTCACCCGTAGTAGCCACCTCCATCCAAAAGCGCTGCCTTGA
Proteins encoded in this region:
- a CDS encoding DUF3883 domain-containing protein; its protein translation is MVLNTWWNGDSRQRFWMEVATTGEMGERLIAPKFDGATWSYELVSQVRMGDRVLHWESGDEGRGLMGWSVATSNPEVVTGYTWQPRGTAGRSLFGPRTTDAWMVALGGLNRFARPLLFDDLQRVMRGVLQIGAELEKTNGKPLYFPFYLYGGRQLRAQQGYLLKFPVELFGVFSGLGAAQTDLPAASDRDLVAEVQDRKQAVARGALARVQDPELRSAIENHAVSRAVELYRAAGASDIVKLGKPYDVRLVLDGEERHVEVKGSSLLIQAVELTINEVSHAEDFQHTDLIVVDKIEYTRKSDSIETSGGRVRIWHDWTPSAQDLSPTKFAYMLPPE